The DNA segment TGGCGATCTCAAGCAAGATATACAAGACAAATTTAAGTACAGCGATTGGTGTTTCTTTGAAGGCCATTATTCTAGTAAGGTATTCAAGAACTCAACATATTCGAGGTGCAATTTTCTGTTCGATAGTTTATCAGATTTAAAGAAATGCGCGGCCTTCATCAAAAGTTGTAAGTTCATTGATAATAAGGATAATATCACAATTCCAGATCTAAATCTATCGCCATATGTGAAAAAGGTTACACAAAAATCCAAAAGGGACTCGGCGCTAGAGGGAACGatcgaagaagatgaaatattTAAAACCTTCatgaattcaatgaaacAGCTGGACGAAAATGATGACTACTCATTTCAAGACTTTAGCGTTTTGAAGTCTCTGGAGaaagaattttcaaagagtgTAGAGTTAGAAAACAAGATAGCAGAAAGAACGGAAAGAGTATTGACAGAACTAGTCGGTACTGGTGACAGGGTTAGGAataagaacaagaagaagaaaaataaaagtagtaaaaagaaatttaaaGACGAGGATACAAACGCTAAGCtaccaaagaagaaacggAACAGGAGTAAAAAGAAGCGTAATGATCGTGATAACAGCAATACTCCCAAGACCAAGAATAGTAATATGGTTATTATCGAGGAAGCGGGCAAAGAAGTTCTAAaacaaaggaagaagaagatgctGTTGCAAGAGAAGTTGAAACAATCTAACTCTCCGCAGGTTCAGTCGCCATCCTCACATGCACGGCCACCGTTGCAAcccaaagaaaataccTTTTCGCCGCGAGTCAAAATTTTACATCGAAATGATATCAAGAAGTAACTTAGGGAAATAGCATCCGATATAGTATGTATGATAAATATCATTGATTATGCTGCTACGGAAGCCTTTGTCGTattcaatgatttttcattggtCACTCGAATAATGATTCATATGAAAAGTTTAAGTACGTTGAAATAGTTATGAAAACAGAGCAATGCAATAACAGCAGGAATTCTGATAGATTATCGAAGGTGAGACTATGAAGTTGGtcaactttttgaaaaaattgcgCAATGAGCAAGTTACCATAGAACTAAAAAACGGTACCACAGTTTGGGGCACGCTGCAGTCGGTATCACCACAAATGAATGCCATTCTAACAGACGTGAAGTTAACATTACCACTGCCTCGGCTAAACAAATTGAACGGTAATGGCCTTGCAATGTCCAGCCTGTATTTGACCGGTGGTCAACAAGCCGCCACGGGTGATAATATAGCAAGCTTGCAATATATCAACATTAGAGGTAATACTATAAGACAGATAATTCTACCGGACTCATTGAACCTGGATTCACTATTAGTTGATCAAAAACAGCTGAGTTCTTTGAGAAGGTCGGGTCAGATTGCCAATGATTCtaacaaaaagagaagacgTGATTTTGATGCTCCAGCAAATAAAAGACCAAGAAGAGGTCTATGATTCTTCACAACTGTCACTGTCATCTTCACTTTCACTTGAActactttcttcttctgaatcGTATATTTTACTCCATTGGCATTTGCCTAAAGGAATACCCCAAATGTGATCTTGAGTGACCAGCCAATCGACtaattcatcaacatgTACTATACAAAGTCCTTCGTTCTGAGAGTGAGCAAAGCAATCTACCTGTAGTGGGAAACTTTtcagtttgaaaaactgcTGTGAATATTTGTATAATTGTACTTTAAATAATTGTAtcaaatcattttcataactattgtttttgttttggtCATTTAAATAATAGTACTGTAACCGCGCATAAACCAGCACCAAAGCGATAATGTATTTCGAATTGAAATCTTTTACATTTTTCACATCCAATAAGAAGGCTAACTGCTTCAAATTAGGTCTAATTTCCACTAATTTCATCAAGATGCACTTGAATTCTACACCACCGAGAACAGCCATGTTCAAATGGCCATCTTGACCCCTCAAAGTACCAAGTGCGTCGATAATAACTTTAAGGAGCTCCAGCATTGTGTTACCTCTCAACGATTCGTTGCTCAAATTGACTTTATAGTACATTGAATTGTGAATTTTGTCTCTTGTCAACCGAGGAATAATTAGCGATACCGATTGATTATTCAGCTGCTTCGAAGAAATGTGGGACTCCACTTGAAACTCATGAGTTGCCATTGAAGTTGTTTGTATCTTACTTTACGCTGTGTTTCTTTCTCAATTTCTCTTGAGTGACAAAAATCCCTGTATAACACTAGcttatttttcttatattAATTTGTTAATCTTAACGCACTTTTCTCATTATTCACAAAAACTATTTACATTATTAGAGAGTGAAAATATATAGATGCATGCATATGGTCTACTACTTTATAAATTGACATTCCCTTTCATATCTTTCAGAACCAGCCTATACTTTgggtttttttcattttatctAATTTCTTGGCATACTTCGAACCCTTCTTGGAAGCAATCAAATCGTCTATGTTCTTCAAAGCCTCTTCGCGCTTTTTTAACTTCTCGTTTGATTTCAATTCATGTTTATGACCTTTAGGCATTAGGACACCCTTCATGAAAGTCTTCTTATCGTATTTCTCTTCgaagaaaactttcttCGTATTTTCGATAGGTGGTAAAAACTCTTGTACTCCATAGCGCACTGCCAACTTATATACGTCACTCATCCTTCTTAGTGAATATTTTGGGTCATGGAACCGCTCCGTTACCGGGTGCTTATTCGGCAAGAAGGGGTTGGCATCGATGGCCTTGGTTGATGTTGACACTGAAGAATACTTGATTGAAGGCGGAtatctttggaaaaatgACTTTAATTTCGAAGGTAACTTATCAAAATATTGCTTGTATGACATGGAGAACTATTGAACACACGGGTTGAACTTTTGTTTGACTTACAGGACTTCTATCTGTTCTCGTGCTTGCTTCACTTactttttaattttatttgtattctatttttttttctcccaATTTGGTGCTCTGAATAAAGGAATATAAAGGGACTATTACAAAAGTACTTAAATGTTACTATAATTTAGAGGAATGTGCGGGTATAACTGTTGTGTACCACCAGTCGATCGCTAAGGGTGATTCAAGGCCTGAAACCATATCCCACAATCGTTGGAGTAGTCTCTTATTATGAATATTGATCAGTTGCAAACAGACATTTAACCAATCGATCAAATGATGTGGATCTTCGACTAATGATATTTGTACTATCAAGCACTCAATCAGTacgtttttcttctccGGGCTCTTTGTGTTAAGAATTTTGATGTATGTTTCGTGCAAAGAGTCCCTCAGTAGATGCCTGTTATAATTACGTAGCGACAGGAACTGCATAGATAGACTGCTGAATATAATCTGAATCTGATCAGCGGACAATTCTCCAGCAATGAATTGGTCCATCGACATTTTTAAATAGTTGGCTATGCGGGACACTTGCCACTGTGCGACCTGCGAGGAGTGAGAGGGATCAATGCTCAGGGAGGTGATTGCCAATGTGTGTATGGATTCTCTAAGTTCAATTTCCAAGGGGCTGCTCAAACCTCCTTTAAGAAAGCCATTGAAATGTAGCAGAGGTTCGATGAATTGGGTGACAAATGGCATACGAATGCGCCATGAGTAATAActgataattttgtttA comes from the Saccharomyces kudriavzevii IFO 1802 strain IFO1802 genome assembly, chromosome: 7 genome and includes:
- the UPF3 gene encoding Upf3p (similar to Saccharomyces cerevisiae UPF3 (YGR072W); ancestral locus Anc_3.140), translated to MSNVAGELKNSEGKKKYRGSRYHNNKNRGKNKNETIDSKKNEGKVNNTGISNSNKSKRSNKKRNREHYNYKRKLKSAKSTENEGYKLVIRLLPPNLTADDFFAILRGANNDGDLKQDIQDKFKYSDWCFFEGHYSSKVFKNSTYSRCNFLFDSLSDLKKCAAFIKSCKFIDNKDNITIPDLNLSPYVKKVTQKSKRDSALEGTIEEDEIFKTFMNSMKQLDENDDYSFQDFSVLKSLEKEFSKSVELENKIAERTERVLTELVGTGDRVRNKNKKKKNKSSKKKFKDEDTNAKLPKKKRNRSKKKRNDRDNSNTPKTKNSNMVIIEEAGKEVLKQRKKKMLLQEKLKQSNSPQVQSPSSHARPPLQPKENTFSPRVKILHRNDIKK
- the MRPL25 gene encoding mitochondrial 54S ribosomal protein mL59 (similar to Saccharomyces cerevisiae MRPL25 (YGR076C); ancestral locus Anc_3.137), yielding MSYKQYFDKLPSKLKSFFQRYPPSIKYSSVSTSTKAIDANPFLPNKHPVTERFHDPKYSLRRMSDVYKLAVRYGVQEFLPPIENTKKVFFEEKYDKKTFMKGVLMPKGHKHELKSNEKLKKREEALKNIDDLIASKKGSKYAKKLDKMKKTQSIGWF
- the PRP38 gene encoding U4/U6-U5 snRNP complex subunit PRP38 (similar to Saccharomyces cerevisiae PRP38 (YGR075C); ancestral locus Anc_3.138); the encoded protein is MATHEFQVESHISSKQLNNQSVSLIIPRLTRDKIHNSMYYKVNLSNESLRGNTMLELLKVIIDALGTLRGQDGHLNMAVLGGVEFKCILMKLVEIRPNLKQLAFLLDVKNVKDFNSKYIIALVLVYARLQYYYLNDQNKNNSYENDLIQLFKVQLYKYSQQFFKLKSFPLQVDCFAHSQNEGLCIVHVDELVDWLVTQDHIWGIPLGKCQWSKIYDSEEESSSSESEDDSDSCEES
- the SMD1 gene encoding mRNA splicing protein SMD1 (similar to Saccharomyces cerevisiae SMD1 (YGR074W); ancestral locus Anc_3.139), producing the protein MKLVNFLKKLRNEQVTIELKNGTTVWGTLQSVSPQMNAILTDVKLTLPLPRLNKLNGNGLAMSSLYLTGGQQAATGDNIASLQYINIRGNTIRQIILPDSLNLDSLLVDQKQLSSLRRSGQIANDSNKKRRRDFDAPANKRPRRGL